GGATCTGCATGCCTCAGGAGACGATGAGGATCCCCtaccacagctctgcagcctgtggggtaggtttctttcctgtttgtttgtgtgtaCGGAAAGGGAGAGTCTACAGACCCCCACGGGGCTTGCTCCCTCATGACTCTCATTCAGAGCCAATGGGGGACTTTTTCACCACGCTTCCAATCTATCTACATGCTAATgttaagtgaaaaataaaatgaactctctcagcaaaataaaggatGGATAGCACAGGGGACACTAGAGTTGCCGTCGTGctctattttaatgaaaagcctCACTGCACAACAGACCTTTCCCAGACACTAAGATGAAGGcaggaaggaattaaaaagaaaagactaagGCTGCAAAACAGATGTTTCATGAATTGGATGTTcttataaaaagtaaaattcttgGTATTGGCCATTAGGGTAGCAGAAAGTTCTAAAGGATGTTATAACATTTGGCACATTTATtagcaacaaaattaaaagctgccTCTGATTTAGGAGTGGGAAGAGACAGTTAACAGGAAGCACTTATGAAGAACTCAAGCGTGTGTTCACTCAGACATCTTTACAACTAAATCGCACTTGTTCATCACTTCACAATGTTCATGCTTTGGATTTCATGCTTCTTGGAGAAAATGGACAATTAATACTTTGCACATGGACAGCAATtacagagaacagcaaaattaaggaacatttttttaaaaaatttggaaaCATTGAAAAGGCAAATGTTGAGATTTCTCATACCGAGGAACATGTTACTGAACTAGActctcttttgaaaataacagtAGCTTtctaccattttaaaaaaatagtaatcagatttaacattttagaaataaattctaTAGAATATATTCTCTGAGTTAATTCTAGTTATTCTAAGTATTTTACATCAAATGTTCTGCAACCATAATAAAGTAGATGATAGAATTATTCTTTAGCCTCAGTGGGAAAGTGTAACACCCCTAAAACACTTAAGGATTTCCCATATCATCCTCCTCTGTCCCTGTTCCTGACTACTTCAGGAAATTAAACAACTGGCACAATGAACATGAGTTTATACAACTCATGAGCTATAACATGGGAGTTTCTTATTTagcaaatgccttttaaaacaaTATCATTGGTCTCTCTTGCTTTAGCTCTGAGTAAGGGCACCTGCTTCGCTACAGGAGCAGCCCAGACAAGGAGCTGCACCTGAGAGAATTCAGCCGGCAAAAGAAGACAACATGCAGGGGTATAAGACTGCCTGTTGCTGCCAAGTATGGTGTTGCAGGCAAACTACAATCTTGCTGCTCACATGTTAAGCACTCAACAGGTAAATCTTGTTTATTCAACACAGCTTTTATTCtaattttcactgtgaaatttttcattaaacttttGCTCATTAATCTGGTCCATGGAAAGGAGAgcttgcttttgctgtgcttcACATTAGTGATAAAATTTCTATTCACTTCTGAGCTGGACTGGGCTTTATGGGGAAAAAGTGACTTAGTTTGCAGTACAAAAATTTAGTTATGATGccaaaaaaaagagggcaaAAATGGTATTTTGCCTGttctagagattttttttttttttggtcagagtATCTCCAAGTACCTTACAAACCAGAGCATAGAGAATGGAAGTGACACAGCAGGACAAAGGCAAAGCCAACAGAACCCAGGTCTCCTCTGTCTATGCCCAATACTCTCTATGCAGTATATCACATTTCTATCAAAGAGTCAGGAACAtctgagatattaaaaaacataataCATGTTCTGTTTTGCATACAAATGTATGTATACAATCTTTAACAAACTAGCTGTGTTTCGTGAAGATATCCTCCCGATTGCGAGGTAGGGAATGCTACGTGATCAGTCTGTTAGCATGTTTACTGAAATACAACACCCAGGTAAGATCAGAAACTGGAGCTGGATTAGTTAGCAATCCAGTGAGTAACACCACCATGAATACTACATGCAATTTCTGCAGAACTTAGACAAAAGGCAGGATCGCATTGTTAACTGACTCAGTTAACAGATCAGTGAGCAGGCTGAACCATATTTATAGCAAGTGATGGTTACTATGATAGTGTAATCAATggccttaaaataaataaatgtcaaCTCAAATGATGATTCACTAGCAGGAACctatgtaaatgaaaaacagtaaaactttaCAAATCTAGATCTTTCTGATCTAAACCTTTACTGaccagcttttaattttttaaaggatgttcAGCTCTTAGGAAGCAATTGCAATTGCTGCACTTTTGCCAGAGAAGTTCTAATTTTATGTCTAATGTCAGTTAAAGCTTTATATATAAACTGTAACAACGCATTTTCTCCAAGAGAGGCAAAGTTCACATTATAGGCAACAAGGCATCCAGTCTTAGGTGCTCTTCCAGTGATCTTCTGTGtgaaaattctgttctgttttaacAGAGGGAAATGCTTTTGTTATGACTCATTTTTCTGAACTACTTAGTGTAATCATACACTATCTACCAATTTATTACCTGGCTTCTTAGGCGTGATTATCAGTAGCCAGATATCTTGGGAAATAAAGCTGATACACCTACCAGTAAACATTTCACAAATGATATACTGTGTCGATACAGAAGCAAATACTGCTGTTTATCACTTAGTAACATAATACTTTTATCACGCAGAAATACACTCCCCAAAATGAAAGGACTGGTTATTAACATTAACCAACCAGGAAATGCGACACATCATATATTATTATATACTGGCCCggaaaataacattaaaacattttccatcccattatttaaggttttttttttttccttatatgaagagtacttttttcttctaaaccaAACATTGAAGTCTAATCAAGGGGTGGGAATCTTGACTCTCACCTGATTTCTACAGCCTACTCTAGACTTCACAGTTAAATTAGCCTATCTGTTTTGGTCAAGGctgtgactatttttttttttttcactctagTCAACTTATACATGCTAGAAAAGGCCTTAGCTTTGTTATTTGCTGGTATGGAATTGTTTGGGGAACAGGTTTAGCCTATATCGGAAGAAGAGGTTTCTGGGGTTTCTTCCCTCAGTTTATCCTGTTAGAAGGCTTGTTGATACTGTTAGTATAGCTACCAGGAAATCTCCATGAATTATGAACAGACTTGACTTTGTAACTTGTTGCAAGAACTAAACAAGATTTGTTTACTTTGTATCCTGAGATCAAATCTTGATCACAAATTATCAGATCAGACCAAAAGAAAGGTATTGCTACCTATGTTATCACCAGGTagttaagaatatttttttcaacataAATCTTTATTCTGCACGTTTTACTTTACTTTGTGACTCCCAGGAATTAGCTACTTTAAACACGGGAAAATAGTGCAGCGCAAGTTCTTTATATAGTCACTGCCTTCTCTACCCTAGCTATTACAAGCTACTGCTTGTTGTCCTATGCTGCAAGCTTTAGAGAATTTAGCTGTATTCACCCCTGATGCCCCAATGGCATGGAACATATACATCTAAGTACTCAGAAGTTTATACAGATAATACTAATATTACGGAGGCCTGGGGTCTGAAGCCTGTGCCaatggaaatattaaataacCATCATCTCAGTATTTTAAAGCTAGCTGAGACGTATTTTATGAAGTTAATCATTTACTATGCTTGCTAATAttattaaagatatttttcacaGGAAAGCACAGGggccaagaaaataatttcttattgcTCAGTAAGGGGGTGAGTAATGAAACGAAATAGTTCATTTAACTTTCCCCTGAGAGAAATACCCTGGTAAAGTGTGCGTGATCCTCCAACACACTCTGAGGTTAAAAAGCTGCTACTGATTCACAGCTACTGTCCCAGCTCAAGTAGAAAGGATTTGTGCTTTTGGTGCTGGTGTTGAGTGCGAGTGCCAGATTTAAGCCTGCTGTTAAGGCAAGATGCCTATATACACAGAGACTTGTTACATTTGCCCACAGAATATCTTGAACAGAATaatattattcttattcttagaTGCAGACATTTATGAACTAatatgtttctctttaaaaacaaagacgGGTATTTGCTGTATGGAATTGGAGAATGCACGTGCTTACCTGGCTACTCAGCCTTTAGAGAAAGAGACTAGCGTGTTCTGTGACTACGAGGAACAGAGGCTAAGGAACCGCTGAGCCAGATAACCAACATGACTGCACTTTCCCAGGAGACGATGGAATATGTTGCAAGTGTGGAATCCGGCCCCTAGAGAACTAGGTCTTTTCAATGCAGTTCGTATAAAACATGTAGGACTTCTTGTggaaacaagtaaataaaaaacctTTCCAGCTACTACAtggagtaaaaatattttgctaattcagcataaaaatgagaaatcactTTGTCCAGATTTCATATAAAAACAATTAAgtcagcttatttttttaaaaagcatattttaaatctGGCAGTTTTTCTACTGGAGTACTGTACATGATGTTTTAAAGAGCTTCTAACCAGAAGAGTCACTGTTAGAGAGCTAAAATTTACACTGTGTTTACATGCATACTGTTAACCATCTAGATTTGACAGACAAAAACTAAGATGCTGATCCTGATTTTGACAAACAAGACAGCTCTAAATTTCAACCCGCTTGatgtattataaataaaatgtcagtattagaagaacaaaaatgttaaaatagattttgaagTCAAAATAAGGCAGTGCAGAATTATCAGTGTAGAGAAAAGCAGGTTCCTATACCTCCTTTTCTAGCAGAAAGCAAGGTTGGTTAATAAATTCAAGGTTGAGATACAGCAGGTATTTTAATtgccatttcatttaaaaacaaatggagtAACAAGGTAACGGATATCCCTATGATGCACGTGCTATTTTGCTTGCAAACTTCAGCAGATATAAAATTTCTGAAGCTATGTTTCCTCACTGAATCTACTGGTTCCTAATTAGACCAAATGACTGTAAATTTGAGATACCATCAGAAGGCCACAAAAGCCACTCATATTTCATAAAAACTGCTAAATATTTAGGAAATCTAGACacttccacatttttttccatgcttcatTTAAACTTTGATCAGCAAGAGTCTGCTTTTATAAATTACCTACTGACATATTCATGAACTGGCTTGGGAAAAACGTACGGGTTTTGTTACAATGTATTTTAGGATCTTACATCCACCTCGGAGTCTGGAGCTATGGCATTTCTCCAAAATAGTTCACAGTTCCCGCAGTTAATACAGTACTGCAAAATGGCACTAAAGTGCATAAGTATCTGAATGTTTGTTGGGCTAAAAGGTGCTGTGCAAGCTTAAGCTACTGCTTTGCCATTATATACAAGATCATTTTTCTTTGGGGAGGGGCTACTAGTTCTGGAATgccactgattttaattttaatggagGATTGTCTACCTTTCAGCTTTCTAGAAGATGTAAATGCCCCCTTTCTGACTCTTCTGTTTGTCAAGAAcactaaaagagaaaatagtacactctaaaaatgtgtttcaagaTAATTTACgagaaattgtatttaaaaaaaaaaaaaaggaagaatacaaGGTAATCCAGATGAAAAGTGGACGTGCTCTTTGTAACTAGCTATGGATCTTCTGCTCAAATGAACATGCTGTTCATTTTTATCAAAACATGAGTACTAAACTaccataaataaaatacatacagtacagaacaattaaaacttttttgtacAGTAGTCGTTACTTTTACATTAAACTTACCATCTTTTCAGATATGTTGAAAATTAGGACTCTTAAACATGATTATTTCAAAGTATCATTTTTAACAATCTTGCACAGGCCCGACAATCAAAACCACGAAGCTTTGATTTCAGATAGCTTGGCAGGTTTCACATACGTTGATAGGTAGGCTACTTTGAAATATGTTGGGTGTGTTTTTTACTTacgtgttttatttttatcaaaagacagtttgattatttttatttaaatctttacATGAACTGGTTTTGTGCAATACCACTGCCAGTGTAgcttgagaaaacaaaatgcgTCTGGAACATTGACTATAGTCCAAGTGTTGTCTACCTCTTAAAAAAGTAAGATTCTAGGAAATCCAATGTGAGTGCATTGTAATACAGTAAGTCAGTCCtagaataattttaatattaaacaggTACCGTTTCTACCACTGGTGATTTGATGCACTCTTCGTGCAGTCTGCTCTTTTCTGGGAGGTTTAGTGAATTCTCAGCAGGGTGCTCTTGTACACGACCGTCGCCGTTCAAAGCTGAAACAAAGCCATCTTGAGAAGGACCTTTCAAGTATGAGTGAAATTCCACTTGAGGGTGACTTGGCCTACGCTCAGTGTATAAACTGTTACATGGAGCACTGCTATCACCTTCAGAAGATGAGCAGCAAACAATCACTGAGGGGTTTGCAGAAGGGTAATGAGGGCTGCTAAAAGTTTCCTCTGATTGCCGTGTGTAGTCAACAAACTGTTCTGAAGTCATGTTGTAAGGCACCAGAGAAAGACTACCGTTCTTGACAGCATCCCTTTCTGAATAAGTCTCACCGATCTGGTTAGCAGTGCCAGCAACGTGGTTCTCTATTTGGTAATACAGGTTTGAAGAGTTAGTATAGTATGAGGCATTTTTAGAGTGGTTTTCATGCACAGCAGTTCCATCAGAGTAGcaaaggacagaaggaagaggCACCATATCAGCATGGGAGCCCATGCCTTCTACAaaatcatctgctttttcttcctcctcatcttcctcctcatcttcctcttcttcttcatcaTCATCTGATTCACTAGGGGCTAAACTCTGTGTGCTAGAATCTGTAACTCCACTACAGAAGCTACtcccatcttcctcttcctcctcttcccctgggCAGTCCAAGTCCTCGGCTGACTGAGAATGCATAACCGCAGCCGGAGGTTCTGTTTCAATCTCAAAATTTTCTGCAATTGAATATTCAACCGGATGGGGTCCTGGACTCACGGAACTAGTGTGTGCACTGATCTCACTGTGGCAGCCATTTAGTGCCGGAACTTGctgctctctgtttttctccaatTCAAGTTTCATTATTGTGTGCAAAAAGTGAGTCCGTACACGGATAGGGTTAAATTCAATTCTACCTGCTGTATTGCTACACCCTTCTTTAGTGCAACCGCATGGAAAAGACATACGAtccaccttttaaaaaaaagaatacagattAACACTACGTAGCATAAGCCTGGCGATATGACAGAACCTAGACAGCCTAGAGAAATACAGTAGTGAGCTGGGGTTCACCTTGAGAAGTACTTGTAAGACTAGTCGAGGCTAACAATAATTCAGGGAGTTAGCCCTGGAATTGAGCACTACTGATAGGAACAGTAAGGGACGCATACATGCAACAACGCTGCCGAGTGGGAAAAGTATCTTTCTGTTCCACAGGTGAAAGCATTACGCAGTAGAACAAAAAATAGGTCGTTTTTCTATTTATGGATCTGCTACAGCTTTACTTCATGTTGTGCTCAAATCCAGGCAAAAGCATTACCAGAAAGAGTCTTAAAATTTGgtaaaaataatggaaactaGAAACCTATTGAAACAAAATGAACTATATCTAAAAACCTTTATGAAGTTGCCAATGGGGACACCTGACCACAGAAAGTAGGAATAAAAactcaaatacattttaaaagatattccAGTCAATTGTAGATGCAATATTGTAGGCTCAACAGACTGTGGGCAGAACTTATATATCTAATAATAGCCAtcttaaatttctaaaaatgtgaCTGAATCCACATGTCAGATAGTTCGATTAGATAGCTTAAGGTCTATGATTTTCATCTACACTATAATACCTAAACATCAAATATGAAGCAGAGGAGAACCATATAACACAATCTAGTACATTTTCCCCACAtgtgaagaggaaaacaggaacagcaaagagaatatattatttaaaatagcagagaaaGCTTAGCTTGGATTTAAGAGATGATGAAAAACACCTGCAGGAAGAAATCAACTCAGCTGTGTAACAGCGACTCAGGAGAATTAGTGGAAACATCTTTTAGGGAGCATTTTGGGACGTTTACAGCTGTACATAAGACACTATGTAAATGTACAATATGAAATACCTTTTCAGtctgcagaggaaaaactaCCTGCTATAttagcagctgtattttttattgccTACATGCAAATTTATTACGCGTGCATTTTAAGTATCATGCATGTTAAATAAAGGACGGTACCAAAAAGTGTCATTTATTATTTCTCGTTGACTTTGGACTATAATTCACATTTGGACAGTATGTGAATTGTCTCTAAAATACACGATAACATCCCTTCTGAAATCTGCAGGCTACTGATTCTTCTGTTGTTAGCATCCGCATATTCAGATAGAGGCCAAAGAGGAATATGAGGAGCAGAACATTTGtgtaagaacaacaaaaaaaccctaaacaatGTATGTGCCTAAACcaatcataaaataaataaagatgtttAAGGAGATTGTTTGTAATGCACACTATATACTCTTAAATCTGGGCCTTAAAAAACTGGTTTTGAGATCCACAAGTGTTATCATCTAATAATTAACTTAATTAATTTCCAGTAGTTATAACTTTAAGAACAAGAAGTAcacgtgtgtgcatgcacatccccctccccctccccttgaGAGTTAAATAACGACAATCATATAGACATTTACCTGACATTTTATGCCTGCAAGACTGCAAGTGCAAGTTTCTGGATCACAGAACACACGGCAGTCACAGCCACAATCCTCTCTGGACAGGCGGATGGCCCGCAGCTCgtgtttttcttccacatcAATCTTCTTCACTCCAGAAGCTCGCAGcaatgcccttcgcttttttGTCGGCAGGGGTTGTAGAAAGAAGTACTCATCTACTTCAGTGTTGTCTAGATCAATATCATCGTCAGAAATGTCATCCAGTGTCAGCGTATTAGCTTCTTCAGATTCCACTGTACCATTCTTTGTCATCTGTTGCATAGAACAATTAACAAAGTCCTTAAACTATACTCACACCTATGTATGTATGTTATAGATGTAAATATGGGTCATGCATTATGAATGTGGAAAGCTGTATGTAAAAATGCTGCATGACTGCCGGTAAGTTCCAGAATATGATTACAGATGGGGTGAAAAGGCAGTTCTTTGACATTTAACATGCaaattaaatacacatttttagttttatgtttGTCATGAAGCTAGTTTTTTCCCTGAGTTTCTAATTTCTTATCTGTTCCTTTTGTCCTTTACCGTTTGTAGGTTTGCCAGATCTCGTGCCTTTCTAAAATTCTAGTCTTTTCTATATTGTTTCATAAGATAATTTTTGAGCCCTTAATTGATTCTACTTCCTGTCTCTGGGCTCTTTGAAATTCTTCAATATCCCTTTTGAGATAGTAGTTATACTACCAACACTGTTTCAGATTACGATGCATCACAGATTTGTGAAATGGTGTATTTGATGTACTATTCGCTATCCTGTTCCTCTTTAGCCTGACAAGTTGTTTGACGTTTGTACAGCTGAGGTcacaaagcagcatttccacTTAATTGTTTGGGCAGACGCCTGCATTTGCTTCTTGAGTTGACAATTTTAAGCCTGGAAGTCACTTAATTTTGCCCCTTTCTACCTACATTACTTCATGTTTATTTGCAATGTATTTCACAGCACTGATGCATGTAGCTCTTCTGAAGTTCTTTCTAGTCCTCTTTGGTCCTGAAAATAACCCATTTAGCTTTGTGTTGTCATAGATTTTAGTACTTCACTAACCAGTCCAGATTATTCTTAAGTAGTTAATGAATGAATAAacttagaaaaaaggaaataagttGTTAACCTCTTGTGGAGGATCTTGAGAAAAGTTTTTAGAGGATTCGTGCTCCTTTCCTAGAGATATGAATTGTTGAGCCTCTGTAGATACAGGTATCCCAGCACTATATTATTACCTATGTATAGTCTAGCGCTCAAACCTttcaaaaattgtttcaaaattaaatggCCACGAGCATCAAGCACAAACATCCAGTGCCACTTTCGTAAGAGCACACTTCTGTACCATACTCCTGTAACTCCTCTCATATAGAAAGGGGTGTCTATattcaaggagaaaagaaaaaaaatttactgcaCTGAAGGAAGGTTAATTTTCCCATCCATGGTAGAGCTCACTGGTTATATCTGCCAGATAACACAACTACAGAGTTTATAAAAATTCTTCTACAGAGAAAATTGCTTGAGAATCAAAA
The window above is part of the Gymnogyps californianus isolate 813 chromosome 7, ASM1813914v2, whole genome shotgun sequence genome. Proteins encoded here:
- the CSRNP3 gene encoding cysteine/serine-rich nuclear protein 3 isoform X2, whose product is MSGILKRKFEEVDGSSPCSSVRESDDDISSSESADSGDSVNPSTSNHFTPSSILKREKRKRTKNVHFNCVTVYYFTRRQGFTSVPSQGGSTLGMSTRHNSVRQYTLGEFAMEQERLHREMLREHLREEKLNSLKLKMTKNGTVESEEANTLTLDDISDDDIDLDNTEVDEYFFLQPLPTKKRRALLRASGVKKIDVEEKHELRAIRLSREDCGCDCRVFCDPETCTCSLAGIKCQVDRMSFPCGCTKEGCSNTAGRIEFNPIRVRTHFLHTIMKLELEKNREQQVPALNGCHSEISAHTSSVSPGPHPVEYSIAENFEIETEPPAAVMHSQSAEDLDCPGEEEEEEDGSSFCSGVTDSSTQSLAPSESDDDEEEEEDEEEDEEEEKADDFVEGMGSHADMVPLPSVLCYSDGTAVHENHSKNASYYTNSSNLYYQIENHVAGTANQIGETYSERDAVKNGSLSLVPYNMTSEQFVDYTRQSEETFSSPHYPSANPSVIVCCSSSEGDSSAPCNSLYTERRPSHPQVEFHSYLKGPSQDGFVSALNGDGRVQEHPAENSLNLPEKSRLHEECIKSPVVETVPV
- the CSRNP3 gene encoding cysteine/serine-rich nuclear protein 3 isoform X1 yields the protein MSGILKRKFEEVDGTSPCSCVWESDDDISSSESADSGSNVHPSTSNHFTRACDSIAAMSGILKRKFEEVDGSSPCSSVRESDDDISSSESADSGDSVNPSTSNHFTPSSILKREKRKRTKNVHFNCVTVYYFTRRQGFTSVPSQGGSTLGMSTRHNSVRQYTLGEFAMEQERLHREMLREHLREEKLNSLKLKMTKNGTVESEEANTLTLDDISDDDIDLDNTEVDEYFFLQPLPTKKRRALLRASGVKKIDVEEKHELRAIRLSREDCGCDCRVFCDPETCTCSLAGIKCQVDRMSFPCGCTKEGCSNTAGRIEFNPIRVRTHFLHTIMKLELEKNREQQVPALNGCHSEISAHTSSVSPGPHPVEYSIAENFEIETEPPAAVMHSQSAEDLDCPGEEEEEEDGSSFCSGVTDSSTQSLAPSESDDDEEEEEDEEEDEEEEKADDFVEGMGSHADMVPLPSVLCYSDGTAVHENHSKNASYYTNSSNLYYQIENHVAGTANQIGETYSERDAVKNGSLSLVPYNMTSEQFVDYTRQSEETFSSPHYPSANPSVIVCCSSSEGDSSAPCNSLYTERRPSHPQVEFHSYLKGPSQDGFVSALNGDGRVQEHPAENSLNLPEKSRLHEECIKSPVVETVPV